A stretch of Gossypium hirsutum isolate 1008001.06 chromosome A06, Gossypium_hirsutum_v2.1, whole genome shotgun sequence DNA encodes these proteins:
- the LOC107962735 gene encoding protein unc-13 homolog, whose product MSGRLRDRSSSQAKRHSHHQTTTTVAAVAMPNFLTETLPCPFGELATNLSDSALRETAYEILVGACRSTGGKPLTYISQSERNSERTATPTLTSTASLQRSLTSTAASKVKKALGLRSSGRKKVSGESDSERVKKAVTIGDMLRVQMGISEQTDSRVRRALLRVAAAQLGRRIESIVLPLEMLQQLKPSDFPNQGEYEAWQRRNLKLLEIGLLLHPLLPLDKTDTAPQRLRQIIRGALEKPLETGKNNESMQALRSIVLSLACRTFDGSASETIHWADGFPLNLRIYQMLLEACFDVNDETSVIEEVDEVLELIKKTWVVLGMNQMLHNLCFLWILFNRYVATGEVEGDLLFAANNLLMEVEKDSKSMKDPNYSKILSSTLSAILGWAEKRLLAYHNYFHSDNTELLECVVSVGVLSAKIMVEDISHEYRKKRKEIDVAHERVDMYIRSSLRTAFFQIMEKVKSSKRSSNKNQQNQLPFLSILAQDVSTLAFSEKAIFSPILKRWHPLSAGVAVATLHSCYGNELKQFVSSIGELTPDVLQVLRAAEKLEKDLVQIAVENSVDSEDGGKSIIREMPPYEAESVVSNLVKSWIKTRIDRLKEWVDRNLQQEVWDPQANKERFAPSSVEVLRIVDEALEAFFLLPISIHAALLPDLTNGIDRCLQHYISKAKSDCGTRSTFVPSMPALTRCSSRSKVSGVFKKKEKLQKAQSRKSQVGTTNGNGSFGIPQLCCRINTLQHIRTELDVLAKRTIVHLRSSESHVNNIANGMGKAFELSAASCLEGIQQLCEATAYKVIFHDLSHVLWDGLYVGEVSSSRIEPFLQELEHYLEVLSLTVHDRVRTRVITEAMKAAFDGFLLVLLAGGPARAFTLQDYETIAEDFKFLTDLFWSNGDGLPVDLIEKFSTTVKAILPLFHTETDSLIEQFKYMTAESYGSSAKSKLPLPPTSGQWSPTEPNTLLRVLCYRSDETAAKFLKKTYNLPKKL is encoded by the exons ATGTCGGGTAGATTAAGGGATAGAAGTTCCAGCCAAGCCAAACGACACAGCCATCATCAAACGACGACCACGGTGGCGGCGGTGGCAATGCCTAATTTCTTGACCGAGACGCTGCCGTGTCCTTTCGGGGAGTTGGCGACGAATTTGTCGGATTCGGCGCTCCGTGAGACGGCTTATGAGATTCTGGTCGGAGCTTGTCGGAGTACCGGTGGGAAGCCTTTGACTTACATATCGCAGTCGGAGAGGAACTCGGAAAGGACGGCGACGCCGACTCTGACGTCGACGGCGTCGTTGCAAAGGTCCTTGACATCGACGGCGGCGAGTAAGGTAAAGAAGGCTTTGGGATTGAGATCGTCTGGGAGAAAGAAAGTGAGTGGTGAGTCTGACTCGGAACGAGTCAAAAAGGCAGTTACAATTGGAGACATGTTGAGGGTTCAGATGGGAATTTCAGAGCAAACGGATTCCAGGGTTAGAAGAGCTCTTTTGAGAGTTGCTGCTGCTCAG CTTGGAAGACGGATAGAGTCAATAGTGTTGCCACTTGAGATGTTGCAGCAACTCAAGCCTTCGGATTTTCCGAATCAAGGAGAATATGAAGCTTGGCAAAGGAGAAATCTGAAGCTTCTTGAAATTGGATTACTATTGCATCCTCTCTTGCCACTGGACAAGACCGACACTGCTCCGCAGCGACTACGACAGATCATTCGTGGAGCCCTTGAGAAGCCCTTGGAGACTGGAAAAAACAATGAATCTATGCAAGCACTCCGGAGCATTGTTTTATCTCTTGCTTGTAGAACCTTTGATGGGTCTGCTTCTGAGACTATCCACTGGGCAGATGGATTCCCATTGAATCTCAGAATTTACCAAATGCTGTTAGAAGCTTGTTTTGATGTTAATGATGAAACATCTGTTATTGAAGAAGTTGATGAGGTTCTTGAACTCATAAAAAAGACTTGGGTAGTCCTTGGAATGAATCAGATGCTGCATAATCTTTGTTTCTTGTGGATATTGTTTAACCGTTATGTGGCTACTGGTGAAGTGGAAGGGGATCTATTGTTTGCTGCCAATAATCTGTTGATGGAAGTTGAAAAGGATTCAAAGTCCATGAAAGATCCCAATTACTCCAAGATATTGAGTTCTACTTTGAGTGCAATCTTAGGTTGGGCTGAGAAAAGGCTTCTTGCCTACCACAATTATTTTCATAGTGATAACACTGAGTTATTGGAATGTGTTGTTTCTGTGGGAGTTCTATCAGCAAAGATAATGGTAGAAGATATCTCACATGAGTACcgtaaaaaaagaaaggaaattgatgTGGCTCATGAGAGAGTTGATATGTACATACGATCATCACTGCGCACTGCTTTTTTTCAG ATAATGGAGAAGGTGAAGTCTAGCAAACGCTCATCTAATAAGAACCAGCAAAATCAGCTTCCTTTCCTTTCCATCCTTGCACAAGATGTCAGTACACTGGCTTTCAGTGAGAAGGCAATTTTTAGTCCAATATTAAAGAGGTGGCATCCTCTTTCAGCCGGTGTGGCTGTAGCAACTCTTCATTCCTGCTATGGGAATGAGCTGAAGCAATTTGTTTCCAGCATTGGTGAATTGACACCGGATGTATTACAAGTGCTAAGAGCTGCAGAAAAATTGGAGAAAGATCTTGTGCAGATCGCAGTTGAAAACTCAGTGGACAGTGAGGATGGTGGAAAGTCAATCATAAGGGAGATGCCTCCTTATGAGGCTGAATCTGTAGTCTCTAATCTGGTGAAATCATGGATAAAGACTAGAATAGACAGACTGAAGGAATGGGTTGACAGGAATCTACAACAAGAG GTATGGGATCCGCAAGCGAATAAAGAACGATTTGCTCCCTCTTCTGTTGAAGTTTTGCGAATTGTAGATGAAGCTTTAGAAGCATTCTTTTTGTTACCAATATCTATACATGCAGCATTGCTTCCTGATTTAACCAATGGTATCGATAGATGTCTTCAGCATTATATATCAAAGGCAAAGTCTGACTGTG GGACCCGGAGTACTTTTGTTCCCTCAATGCCTGCTTTGACTCGATGTTCATCACGGTCAAAAGTTTCGGGTGTATTTAAGAAAAAGGAGAAGCTTCAAAAGGCACAGAGCAGGAAATCTCAGGTTGGGACCACAAATGGTAATGGCTCGTTCGGGATTCCCCAGCTATGCTGTCGCATTAATACTCTTCAGCATATTCGAACGGAGTTGGATGTCTTGGCAAAACGGACAATTGTGCATCTTAGAAGTTCTGAATCTCATGTCAACAATATTGCCAATGGGATGGGGAAAGCATTCGAACTTTCAGCTGCTTCTTGTTTGGAAGGGATACAACAACTGTGTGAGGCAACTGCATATAAGGTCATCTTCCATGATCTAAGTCATGTCCTCTGGGATGGGCTGTATGTTGGGGAAGTTTCATCATCTAGAATTGAACCTTTTCTTCAGGAGCTCGAGCACTATTTGGAGGTACTTTCATTAACTGTGCATGACAGAGTCAGAACACGAGTTATTACTGAAGCAATGAAAGCTGCTTTCGATGGTTTCCTTCTGGTTTTACTTGCTGGAGGTCCTGCTCGTGCTTTCACCCTGCAAGATTATGAAACAATAGCAGAAGATTTTAAGTTCTTGACGGATTTATTTTGGTCCAATGGTGATGGACTTCCGGTTGATTTGATCGAAAAGTTTTCAACAACAGTTAAAGCCATCCTCCCTTTATTTCATACTGAAACTGACAGCCTGATTGAGCAATTCAAATACATGACTGCAGAGAGTTACGGTTCTTCTGCTAAATCCAAGCTTCCATTGCCACCAACATCCGGTCAGTGGAGTCCCACGGAACCAAACACACTCTTGCGAGTTTTGTGTTACCGGAGTGATGAGACAGCGGCTAAGTTCCTTAAGAAGACTTACAACTTGCCCAAGAAACTCTAA
- the LOC107962734 gene encoding ribulose bisphosphate carboxylase/oxygenase activase, chloroplastic isoform X4: MGLELVALLFLLTSAGNTQMTVNNQIVVGALMNLSDNPTRVSIGQDLRESNITNRVPIIVTRNDFSTIYAPLICDGRMEKFYWQPTKEDIMNIVHRMYEKDGISKDEVVSIVDMDILTSLVQAG, encoded by the exons ATGGGTTTGGAATTAGTGGCCTTGCTATTTTTGTTAACAAGTGCAG GTAATACTCAAATGACGGTCAACAATCAGATTGTTGTTGGTGCCTTAATGAATTTGTCAGATAATCCAACCAGAGTTAGCATCGGACAAGATTTGCgagaatcaaatataacaaataGAGTCCCTATCATTGTCACGAGGAATGATTTTTCAACCATTTATGCTCCCTTGATCTGTGATGGAAGGATGGAAAAGTTCTACTG GCAGCCTACTAAGGAAGATATTATGAACATTGTTCACAGAATGTATGAGAAAGATGGCATATCTAAGGACGAGGTCGTAAGTATTGTGGATATGGATATACTAACATCGCTTGTGCAAGCAGGCTAA
- the LOC107962734 gene encoding ribulose bisphosphate carboxylase/oxygenase activase, chloroplastic isoform X1, whose translation MFHIIVNDFLQLFLIPCLFEFSKLMQSKMSCLMINDIDAGIGRFGNTQMTVNNQIVVGALMNLSDNPTRVSIGQDLRESNITNRVPIIVTRNDFSTIYAPLICDGRMEKFYWQPTKEDIMNIVHRMYEKDGISKDEVVSIVDMDILTSLVQAG comes from the exons ATGTTCCACATCATTGTTAATGACTTTCTGCAATTGTTCTTAATTCCATGTTTGTTTGAATTTTCTAAACTAATGCAGAGCAAGATGAGTTGTCTGATGATCAATGACATTGATGCTGGTATTGGTAGATTTG GTAATACTCAAATGACGGTCAACAATCAGATTGTTGTTGGTGCCTTAATGAATTTGTCAGATAATCCAACCAGAGTTAGCATCGGACAAGATTTGCgagaatcaaatataacaaataGAGTCCCTATCATTGTCACGAGGAATGATTTTTCAACCATTTATGCTCCCTTGATCTGTGATGGAAGGATGGAAAAGTTCTACTG GCAGCCTACTAAGGAAGATATTATGAACATTGTTCACAGAATGTATGAGAAAGATGGCATATCTAAGGACGAGGTCGTAAGTATTGTGGATATGGATATACTAACATCGCTTGTGCAAGCAGGCTAA